The DNA region ACTTAACCCatcatataaaattaaaaaacacataaCATATACAATTATCTAATTATTTCTCATCATTTCACTTGAataatttttgtaaataaatatccatataaaatatatacttttgTACTTCAAGGATTGCTTCAAACCACCACTTTGTGACTCAATTCTCCATATTTTCCTATTGTGTATATGCtgaatgtttattaatgtttaagtGCTAAGTTtactataaaataataaatattaaaacacagggggtcctcgacttacgacgttgatccgttcctacgtcgcgtcgtaaaccgattttcagtgtaagtcggaacatacgtacatactgtacgtaaataacatagtTAAGAAGTTCgtgttacgacgtttacgacgcaaaaccacttaagtcgaaacaaggctttatacagtaaatgggagatgtgtcgtaaccacgaaacatcgtaactcgggactgacgtaacccgaggacctcctgtatataaacaaatacacatgcACCACACTGCAGTGAATTAAACAGTGTTATTAGTGCTGTGTATAGTCAGCGTTGGCCAGTGTGGTGTTGTATTACTGTGGTGGTGGTCATATAAAGGTCTGGATGTTGTTGATCACTCATTATTGTTGGTGATGGTGTTGTTTGACGCAGTAAAATCTGATGGTGTTTTACTGCGTTATGTTTGTGTGAGGTTGTGTTAGCATTGTGTAGCGATCAGTGTGGTGGTGTATGATTTTTTTGTGTACCGCCTGCATTTCGTTGATCTCTCGCTGATACTTTATGATGGTGCTGTTgagtttctctttctctgatcGCAGCTCCAGCTGCAGCTTcctgttctctttctccttcctcTTGACATCTGAATCATTTCCACGGCGGCTACTACCACCACGGACCTCTTTCCTGTTCATGATCTCGGCCAGCTTGTTAACAGCCtgattttaaaaagacaaacattTATACGTAAGCCACACTTCGAAACAcagaattgtttaaaaatatatatacgtAGGGCTATTATATATGATAGTAATTAATAAACCATCCCTCTGCATAACTTTCTAGCATTTATAAAAAATTTCTGCCAATAGTCTAGCAACCTGATGAGTGAAACCATAAGACTTTGTCCTGGCTATAAATCTCAGTCCTTATTTAAACAGTGGACATTTTCTACATTCAAATGTGCATTGTGTTCAGTGAAGGAGATGGATATTCTTCTAAGACCCCTGACATTCTCTTGCAGTAGTTCACCTGTGTCTTGAGGGTCCTCTCTGACTGCAGTTGCTTCTCGTACGCAAGTTTGAGTTGAGTGATGGATTGCTCATCTTCCTTCAACTTCTGCATGTCTGAAtattaaacagatttaaaagaAAACGGGTGAGAAAAGTGCTTACAGAGGAATGTCTCTTCTATATGGGAAAAGGTTGTGACATATAAATCACAGTCTACGTTAAAGCAGTGTAACTAAGATTTATAGTAGAAACAACACCTCTGTACtcatgaaaatgaaacatttttcagtttaacGTGAAATGCTCCTAGAGATAACGATGTTCATCATAGAGGGCTGACATCTCTGACTGAGACCAGGTTTTATagctatttttaaattattattttaattataactaTTTTTAGAGTGGACTGGAACATGCAGTGCATTGTAAGACAAAATTGTAGTTCACTGATTGATGTGGAGAGCAAATTAAATGACATTTCTGAGATGTTGAACACTGGCTGCAAGTTTCTCTACACTGAATTATTTCCCAACAAACCACTcttaggctacgttcacacagcaggtaaaagtggcccaaatcctgTTTCATCatgtgacacagatgtgttgtttgtgtgcccatgtgaacagcacaaaatcgcactgaatctgactttttaaaatcagatttgggccactttcatatgtggtatTGAGATCCGATCCTTATCCGATCTGTGGCAATGCGACTCTGTCTCTGAACGGCCAGATCGGAATCGTGTGTGTGGCCAGATCGTGAACTTTTACGACACTTCGGAATACGGTaagtattttcattttgtaaaaaatattaggaaacaaaaaaaaaactttaaaaaacaccttaatccaggttcctgtctctcatttatgagaaaataaaactttgtataaagggtttttataaaacaaacaagagaacagcTTCTGTTTTGGAAGTGctttatcagttttatattgttcatgtctgtatgaagctgtataaatgtgGATCATGAAAATATTAACCTCATGTTCGTCTAGTTCTCTTTAGAGACATCGTGTTCACGAGAGACTTGAGAAACATCTGTTCCGGTTTTAATATTCTATACACTTCTTAATTAATACTATTTATTaaagtgctttgtatgaaacagacggacatttccttctggtcagCGCCTGAAGCATTGTCCTTTGCGCATGTGGGTCCATTTAGGAGcatgatctgttcagactgatgcCAGATATAGGTCACCTTGTGGAGACAGAGTGATCATATTTGTGCCACtttaacctgctgtgtgaatgtaactTATATGACATTGAATCCTCAAATGACCACATGTACAATTCAACTTTTAAGAGCAGAAGTAGCAGCTCACTGCGGCTGTAGTAACATTTTATTATAGGAACCAACCACTTGGATGGCAACAAAAAAATTCTCTCACCATCGTGAGCCTCTTTCAGCTTGTTGTTAAGTTCCTCTTTCTCATTGGCCAGGTTAGCCACGTCACTTGTCAATGTGCGGTTAGCTTCTTCTaactgcacatacacacaaaaacacacagggaaAGGCACAATTACGACAAATGTTCATGGCAAACATCTTTGTAAGAGCCCTATAAGGACAGGGGAaagcaatttaaaatatatgaaattccaaaaaaaattcattttaattcataaaaACATTAGCTGTCAGTTACTTATATCTGTTTACAGAAATTAGTTTTTGGCACTAGCATATGAACATGGCATGCTctggacgaaacacatccaacaggattaactgtggacgcaagaggaagctgtctgagagggatgttcgggtgctgacccggattgtatccaaaaaacataaaaccacggctgcccaaatcacgacagaattaaatgtgcacctcaactctcctgtttccaccagaactgtccgtcagaagctccacagggtcaatacacacggccgggctgctatagccaaacctttggtcactcatgccaatgccaaacgtcggtttcaatggtgcaaggagcgcaaatcttgggctgtggacaatgtgaaacatgtattgttctctgatgagtccacctttactgtttttcccacatccgggagagttacggtgtggagaagccccaaagaagcgtaccacccagactgttgcatgcccagggTGAAGCAtggggggtggatcagtgatggtttgggctgccatatcctggcattcccttggcccaatacttgtgctagatgggagcgtcactgccaaggactaccgaaccattctggaggaccatgtgcatccaatggttcaaacattgtatcctgaaggcggtgccgtgtatcaggacgacaatgcaccgatacacacagcgagactggtgaaagattggtttgatgaacatgaaagtgaagctgaacatctcccatggcctgcacagtcaccagatctaaatattattgagacactttggggtgttttggaggagcgagtcaggaaacgttttcctccaccagcatcacgtagtgacctggccactatcctgcaagaagaatggcttcaaatccctctgaccactgtgcaggacttgtgtatgtcattcccaagacgaactgacgctgtattggccacaaaaggaggccctacaccatactaatgaattattgtatttttagaCCAATATTgctactgtaaaataaaatcacattattttctataaattaaGTTTCAGATATTTTTTGGGGGatggtggttgtgatgtcaAAACTGACTGGCCAAACTCAATATTGAGTTACATTTTTCAACTTTAAACATGTTGCAATACAACAACGATGAATCATTCAGcaatgcaataaaacaaaaacaatacttttGTTGATTTAAACAGAAACATGTTGACATTTGAGAATGAAAGGCTGCTGGACACACTGAGCTGATGGTGGTGTCCTTCTCGGTCAGTTCCTGCTTGTGTCGGGCCATCATCTCCTTGATTTCCAACTCCTTCATGATCTTCTCCTTCTCCAGGTCAGAGTATTGCTCCTCAGCAATGGAGCGAGCCAGTTGCTCAGAGTCTGCTTTCGTCAGAGTGATCTCTAGCTGAGCGGCAAGAGAGTCCCTGAGAGACAAAACAATCACATTAGCAAAATTCAAATACTCCCTTTACTAACTCATAAAAGTCTCAGAGACAAAACTAAAAACACATTCAGGAACAAAAAAAATCGCTTTACAAACCGACACAAACGAGCTCAGACAAAATGACTTCagcaaacagacagacaaaatattttccaaaaaaaagaGTTCACACTATTGAAAACTGTCATCCCTAACCAAGGAAATATATCCACTTCACAAATATGgggaaaaataattacaaataagtGCTTCAAGTCTAGCAAAGTTCAAACATTTGGAGTAAActctgaaaattttaattttggcaaaactttactttaaacacacaaacgACTCACCTTTCCTCTTGCAGCTCCTGTAGGTTCTGCTGCATGTCTTTATACAGTTTATTTCTTTCCTCACACTCTTCCTTCAGCTCCCGCACCTGGGTCTTGTACAGtgtctagagagagagagagagagagagagagagagagagagagagagagagagagaaagagagagagagaacaagagcgaaagaaagaaagaaagaaagcgagacagagagagagagagagagagagagagaacaagagcgaaagagagagagagagagagagagagagttagagggGTATAATATACATGTTGGCTTAATGATAATATTTTTAGTATTTGTAACTGAATCAACTTCATGAAAATGCCGAAAAACCCTTACAGAGAAGTACTGCTCTGCCTCCAGCTGATCCTGCAGCTCCTTCATCTGCCCATCAGAGTCCTGACGCTCTCTAAGGGGTGGTGGGGTTTGAtagggaagagaagagaaacaaTTGTAGAAATTGTACAAAACTAAAATCCTTTCATTATGAAGGTTTATCAGTGGTGCACTGTGGGATTGTTTACTTGCGTAACTCCACGTTCTGTTTCTCAAGGCTGCGTTTGATATCGAGCAGGTGGTTGATCTCCTGTTTCAACTGTTTCTCTGAAGTCCGCAGAGTGCTCAGCTGCTGGTTCTGGACTTTCAGGTCATTCTGGGTCAGACTCCTTTTCTGCACTTCCTGTTCAATCCTCAGAGAAAGGTTCTTGACCTGGAAGAGACACACGCCCAAAGAAAATGATGCTAACATGCACATATATTAATGTctgaaacagatttttttttaaagagaaggAACCTAACTTATCTGATGATAATTAAAAATCCACACTGAATTTCCACTGAAAGGTGTGAAGGGTTGTGCATTATGACAGTGATAGTGTGTATACTTCAGCATTATGGAGGAAAAACAATGATATTTTCTACTACTACAATTCCCACAAGGACAAACTCATCTTGAAAGAAAGATCCCCTTCCTTATACTGATTTACTTTTGACACTAATTGAGCGTTTAGTCTGATTATTAACAGATTATAAGGCCGAATATTAACAATAATGAAGTTTCAGAGCCTCATAAtttacgagtggatcagaatCCCACCAAGAAAGTAAAACAGGACATAAACCTCTTCTAAGAGTCTGTCCTTGTGCCTGCGCAGCTCCTCTAGTTTCTGAAGTGCCTGCTTGTAATCACAGTCGAGCATGGAGTTCTGTTTCTCCAGCTCCAGCAGCCTGTTCTCCACATGCAGCTTAGAGGAGTGCTCTTCTTGCAGCTTCTGCTCCAATTCTGAAACCAACCACAAAAAACTGCCATTATACACAagataatacataataaataaacacattttacatgtgATACACTATCGCATATTAGCTGTTCATAAACTGTGAAGCCCTGGTACCTTTCATTGCCTCAGACTTGGCTCCTACGATGGATTTGCTGATCTGGCTCTTGTCGGCCAGACGGGCTTTTGTAGCTTTATGAGCTGCCTCTTCCTGCTCCAGACTCTGCTGCAGCACCTTCAGTTTATACGTCATATCAATCTCCTTATTGCTCTTCTCCTATTAAATGCACAGGCAAAAGTGGAGGAATGTCAAAATGATGAGCATGGAGCAtattcacattaatgtgaattAATGTTGTTAACTGCATTCAGAGTATGAGAAAAGAGTCTCTTCACCTTCTCCAGGTCAGTGAACTTCTCCTGTAGTTGCCTCTTTTCACTCTCAGCTTTGGACAAAGCCTGTCTCGCTTGCCTCACCTCATCCTCCAGAGTGGAGAGACGTActggaaacagagagaaaacaaaagaaattaagAAAGTGACAGAGATACAGATTGCTGATTGTTTATTGAATGCAAAATAACATGTCTTCCCGTTCACTTCTCTGAAAACTTATCAGTCAGCTAAAGACTGTAATATCTCCATATTACAATTAACATCAATCAGACATAAAAGTAAAACCTAATATTGCTAAGTAGGTAAGGGGCAGCTGTGTACTggaaggtcactggttcaatCCCTATGGAAACAGGAAAAACGAGTGTGGGGGAGTGAGGGAACAGCACTGTCGTCCTCCCTCAATCCTTGGAATTTAAACACAAATGCGCTATAAGATACTGTGAGCATGTTAACAttattttggttaataattcattcattcattcattatctgtaagcgcttatccagttcagggtcgtggtgggtccagagcctacctggaatcattgggcgcaaggcgggaatacaccctggagggggcgccagtccttcacagggcaacacacacacacacattcactcacacacctacagacacttttgagtcaccaatccacctaccaacgtgtgtttttagactgtaggaggaaacccacgcggacacagggagaacacatcacactcctcacagacagtcacccggagcgggaatcgaacccacaacctccgggtccctggagctgtgtgactgcgacactaacctgctgagCCACTGAGCCGCCCATTTTGGTTAAAAATGCCCTAGCTAAATCATGCTAGATGTTAATTAACCGGTATCACTTTAACAAACACATTACGTTGATTGTTTTACAATTAAAATACAAATGAGTATTTTGCTGTTGCCAGTCTTCCGACTGAGAATTCCTGGAGGAGACGTGATTTGCAAATTTCTAGTGTGTCTTTGTCTTTACCCTGCAGGTCTGAGATTGTCTCGGAGCGCTGTGTGTGTTCTCGTGTCTCAGTGTCCAGTGCTGCCTGGAGGCTGATGTAATCTTTCTCCAGTGCCAGTTTACTGCTCTCCAGCAGACAACATTTATCCTGCAGCTCCCTCACGTGTgtctccagctgctgcagctgtTTAGTAGAGTCTGTCTGAGCCTTCCGCAGCCTTGTAGCAGCATCCGATTCAGCCCGCAACAGAGCATTGGCTTCGTCCAGCTACAGATGATATACAACACAGGATGTGTCAATAACAAAGTACAGGAttatttctgtaatattttaataacactTTTAATAATGCTTTTTTACTGGCCCTTTCACATGTAACATACAATTCAACGTAAAAGCTAAGTATAGTcccaaacaataaaataaataaataaaggcataTTAAACATCTGCAAGAATGTTCAACAGGTTGTATTCATAACTGCTAGTTTAGGAAACTTATTTACATAAAGAGACTCTTCAATTAAAGCTGTCAATTACAGACAAAAAGTTTACTATGTAAAtgagataataataatgagtCCACAAGGGTTAGCTATTAGCACTCAAGTAATCTAAGAGCATCATAAACTAATGCTAACATAACTACCAAATATGGGTAGTAGATAGTCAGGTTTTTCTCTACAGCAACTGTAAAGCAAACGTTTGACTAAACTAGCTATAAAAGGTCCTTATCACAATGATTTCTATGAATTTAGGACCACTGAGCACATGTCTAAATAAACCCTGAGTGTGGACTAGGGAAATAAGGCATAAGTGTATGAGGTGAGGGCACACGGATGCTATAGCTTCAAAAGTATGATCTCACTTGTCTCTGTAGGTGGATATTTTTCTCATTGGAAATGTGAGAATTCTGGTTCCTCTTCTTCATCTCCTCCAGCTGGTCTCTCAGACTGTTCACTGGAAAGTAAAAtgtagtgtcagtgtgtgtctgatCGGATGGTGAGTAAAGAAATGAGAGAGTGatggaaagggaaagagagagagagagagaaagagagagagagagagcaagctgTCACCTTCATTTTCAAGGCAGCGTTTGCGATCTGCTTCATTTTCCGCTTTTCTGTGGCTTTCCACACTTTTGTGCTGAAGAAGAGCTTTCTCTCGCTCCAACTGCCTCAGAGAAGACTCCAGAGCTTTCCTGCTgttcatctacacacacacacacacacacacacacgtaggtTCATATGAATGtccaaaatatatttgatatacACATGGTCATTTGTAATGACATTTTAGTGGAAATTTTACAAAtgcttctgtttctctttctacaCAAAAGGAAATGATTACAATATTGGATTCTACAGGTCCACGTTAGTGAACCTCAATAACATGCTTACATGTTAAAATGTTCCTACACTATATGAAATAAATGATTAGATCACAGAATATTAATCATATCTAATTAAAGAAATTTGCTCTACACGTTATGGACCCTTGACCTACTCAAAATAGCCGAAGCAGTGACATGGTGCCCAGTCCAAAGTTGGATTACAGTATAAACATCTTGTCTAGAGTTCTTTCTGTTCTCCTAAGATGAGTTAGCAAGCATGATAACTATCACCATGTGTTTCTTAATTGTCACCATAATATTACTGGGAAAAAGCTATGTGCAGTAAAATATTGGCAGAATATTTCAAACACCACTGGGTCTAGGTCAGTGTGGATTATAAAAGTTAAACATAAGTAGTTGACAAAGACAACAGCCCAGTGTAGACAGGACTGGACAGGTATTAATACTTGTTTGTGGAGTGAAAAAAGGTTTGCAATAAGATGACCccaacctacacacacacacacacatacctcttCTTCAAGCTCTTTGGTTATTTTATCCAGCCGTGTGCTGGTCATCCTACACTTGTGCTCCAGCTCATCTTTGGCCTGCATCTCATTATTGAGCTGCTCCTCCAGACAATGGACCTTTTTCTGCATCTGCAGCAAATTACAGCATTAGCATATAATTAGCAGAGTATGTGCATGACTTTTGCGGTTCCTAGTAACAAGATTAGCTCTTATTTTCCTAATCTAATACCGAACAAACCTGACAGAGTTAACTGCACAGTCAATCATGCAACATGTTTAGTGTTGAAATTTGCTGCTGAAGCTATGAGGCATAAATATCATGATGATAACTGGGTGTCCACATTACCACACACATGCCTCAGACCCTGGAGTTGTTCAGTAATCCCTAAtatactgaataataaatcagttataacatttaaaattttatatttaaaaagtgttAGCATTGATTTACTGTTATTAGggctgtaaagctagcttggagTGGGATGGGTCTGGAATGCCAGTCTTCTGTGGGCTTAATTTCGcgaaacactgacgaggagAGGTGCAAACCTGATGACCCATTaggagctagtgatgcagtgtgtgtgtgtgaacatatattaaaaaaaaaaaaaaaaaaagtaattgaaTAACCACGGATCACCAACATCTGGGGATGTTGTGTATTTGATATATGAATACTTAATTATCACCCAACAGACTAACCCCTTTATTAGTAAAATGGTGAAATCTACTCTTGCTTATACAAGAATGCGTATTCTGTAATGTACATAACAAGCTGATGTGTGTAAACCCAGGTCTATTCTTAGATCACAGCGAACGTATCCAGTTAATTTTCCAACTTTCTTTAAAACTGAACTGTGCAAACTCAGCAGAGCAGAAAATCAAGGATAAATGATCAACAACGAGCACAACAGCCTCAGCAGCCTTTttcaggaaggaagtggaagaGGAACGTTTACTCACTGCAACACTGTCCTGCCACacaaaagacaagaaaacaGGAGGAAATGGTTAGCATACCTTGCTATATGACTAACTACATAGTTACAAGTTTGTAGTGTGTAGCCTCATGGACTGAAtatgggttttaatgttttcaatGCAATAAACTGCATAGTTAGACTACAACAagacactagagagagagagagagagaggtgtgtgagtgtgtgtgagagagagagagagagagagagagaaagaggtgtgtgagtgtgtgtgagagagagaggtgggtgtgtgagagaggtgtgtgtgagagtgtgtgtgtgagagagagagagagagagagagagagaggtgtgtgtgtgagaggtgtgtgagagagagagaggggtgtgtgagtgagaggtgtgtgagagagagagaggggtgtgtgagtgagaggtgtgtgagagagagagaggggtgtgtgagtgtgtgtgtgagagagagagagagtgtgtgagtgagtgtgtgagagagagagagagtgtgtgagtgagtgagtgtgagagagaggtgagagagatagagagtgtgagtgagtgtgtgtgtgtgtgtgtgtgtgcatgagagagagagagagagtgtgtgtttgtgtgcgtgagagagctGGTTTTACCTCTCCCTTCGGATGTTCTGTGGAACTAATGGCAGCTCTTAATAACCTGAGTGGAAAAAGTcataaaaagtttaaaatgatTAGGTGTTGAATTATTAAGTTCTTAGCCAAAATTAAGCTTAAATttgaaaatgaatatgaaatacATATTAGAAAAGAAAGTTTTTACATCAAACCaataatacatataaatgtgtatttttctcAGCTCTTTTTCTTACTGATCTTCTTTGAAATACGTGAAGCCAACGAAGGGGAGCTGGTTGCCAACAAACGCTTTGGGTGTAGGGAAGGTCTCAACATCGCCTTTATCCTCTTCAATCTCATCAAAATTACTGGTGTCGATATCACTGCTCAACTCCGGCACCACGGGGGCAACCGCTGCAGAAAGAATTGCGCAATATTCACATACACCTCACTGCttatcaaataaacaaataaagtcttggggagaaaaaaaaaaacttgaaataCATCAATTCTTCATTGATTGCTTTTGTTTGGGACTCACAGTCTCTGATTGTGTCAAACGTCCACTGGTCATTTTTGAAGAAACGGTGGCTTTTAATCTCTTCAACACCATTACGACCTAAACGAACCTCCctgaaaacacaagcacacatttacacagagtACTCATTTGCACACTGCATACTTCTACCCATATCGGCACTGTAAAGCAATCCAAtaacaatgaataaaacacacattctgTAGCTCATTATACTTCAGCCTGCACAGATGATAAAAGCTGACCTGTCTGTAAGGAAGGCACAGATTATGTTTTTAGCCTCTTTAGATATCTCCACATCGTCTGGGAAGTTTAAAGAATTCTTATGGTCCATGATTTTACTGTAGGTTCCCACTAGAGAGTCAGCGTAGAACGGAGTATCACCTGTTAAGAACAACCACAAAGGTTTAAAATGGCTGAAATCTGTTAACTCATATTGAAACGGATGTTTTTTGCTTCTCCcaataatgataaaaatgatCCCACATATCCCCTTACTCACCCACTAGCATCTCAAATATGAACACCCCTACAGACCACCAGTCACACTCTCTGCCATAGTATCCATCTCCACCCTGAGACTTCAAGACTTCAGGAGAGATATAGTCAGGAGTTCCAACCGCTGTGTCACAGTGCACCATCCCtgtctgaaaacaaacaaacaaacaaaaagaaaacagtatGTGAACTGAATGTTCATTCAGTGGTTCCATATCTCCAGTCATTCATATGGTACGTCTGATGCGGTGTCAATGCACTAGGGGGCAACATTATACAGACAGAGCAAGTTAGTGTCATCCCAGGCTTCTGTAATTATGAAGGCCCCCTGACATTATCATAAAATGGTTCATATAATCATTGTAGTACAGGAtggtttctttttctgtaatgaCATTATTATCCCCTAGAGATGTGTGACAAGGCAAAAACTAAACGATAAACAATATTGCACAACTTTCTGATGCAACAGCCACTTCCAACCACCAaaagtgtatttacatttaACTAGTTGACTCTGGACACCACTGAACGTCTTGTTGAAGGCTCACTGAGTCTTTGGTCTTGTTGATGGGGTCGCTCAAGGTCACCCAAAAGCAAAACTCACTGACCCCACGCCTCACTCACTCAGCATTgatacagaaaaaacaaagtggATGGAATAATCCGGAAGCGCTTGCTGATGCGTGTGCACTATTTAAGGTCCACACTCAGGAATGTGGCCTTTGGGAGAGCTGGGAATAATCTTCCTACAGGACATTTTTCAGCTTCAGGATTTTATTAACTGCCATTTCAGTAAGAGGGAACGAACTAATGTAAGTTTTATACTATTTCAAACAAATCTTCAGTTCAAACTGGATTTTAAATTTTAAGCAtttcttaattaaaaaataaaaaaac from Hoplias malabaricus isolate fHopMal1 chromosome 8, fHopMal1.hap1, whole genome shotgun sequence includes:
- the rock2a gene encoding rho-associated protein kinase 2 isoform X3; its protein translation is MSLGAERRMENRLKKLEAMLRDPKSAVNLESLLDAMNAMVLDLDFPALRKNKNIETFLNRYEKVMENTRDLQMKSEDFDRVKVIGRGAFGEVQLVRHKASQKVYAMKLLSKFEMIKRSDSAFFWEERDIMAFADSPWVVQLCCAFQDDRYLYMVMEYMPGGDLVNLTSTYDVPEKWAKFYTAEVVMALDAIHSMGFIHRDVKPDNMLLDRNGHLKLADFGTCMKMDSTGMVHCDTAVGTPDYISPEVLKSQGGDGYYGRECDWWSVGVFIFEMLVGDTPFYADSLVGTYSKIMDHKNSLNFPDDVEISKEAKNIICAFLTDREVRLGRNGVEEIKSHRFFKNDQWTFDTIRDSVAPVVPELSSDIDTSNFDEIEEDKGDVETFPTPKAFVGNQLPFVGFTYFKEDQLLRAAISSTEHPKGEMQKKVHCLEEQLNNEMQAKDELEHKCRMTSTRLDKITKELEEEMNSRKALESSLRQLEREKALLQHKSVESHRKAENEADRKRCLENEVNSLRDQLEEMKKRNQNSHISNEKNIHLQRQLDEANALLRAESDAATRLRKAQTDSTKQLQQLETHVRELQDKCCLLESSKLALEKDYISLQAALDTETREHTQRSETISDLQVRLSTLEDEVRQARQALSKAESEKRQLQEKFTDLEKEKSNKEIDMTYKLKVLQQSLEQEEAAHKATKARLADKSQISKSIVGAKSEAMKELEQKLQEEHSSKLHVENRLLELEKQNSMLDCDYKQALQKLEELRRHKDRLLEEVKNLSLRIEQEVQKRSLTQNDLKVQNQQLSTLRTSEKQLKQEINHLLDIKRSLEKQNVELRKERQDSDGQMKELQDQLEAEQYFSTLYKTQVRELKEECEERNKLYKDMQQNLQELQEERDSLAAQLEITLTKADSEQLARSIAEEQYSDLEKEKIMKELEIKEMMARHKQELTEKDTTISSLEEANRTLTSDVANLANEKEELNNKLKEAHDDMQKLKEDEQSITQLKLAYEKQLQSERTLKTQAVNKLAEIMNRKEVRGGSSRRGNDSDVKRKEKENRKLQLELRSEKEKLNSTIIKYQREINEMQAQLSDESVMRVELQMALDSKDSDIEQLRGLLNSQNVHSLDSASMSSGPDFDTDESLPETRLEGWLSLPVRNNTKRFGWERKYVVVSSKKIIFYNSEQDKEHSNPDRVLDIDKLFHVRSVTQTDVYRADAKEIPRIFQILYANEGESKKEQELEPMGEKSSYICHKGHEFIPTLYHFPTNCEACTKPLWNMFKPPPALECRRCHIKCHKDHMDKKEEVIAPCRVNYDVSTAKNMLLLAASQDEQQKWVSRLVKKIPKKPPVPEATHRSSPRAPVKVQASQSLRRPSRQLPASKARTVHNSKESTAPPPGREKFFYHKGHEFMPTLYHFPTDCEACTKPLWNMFKPPLALECQRCQIKCHKDHMDRKEEVLRACSPTKFNPEFAIG